A genomic stretch from Caulobacter sp. FWC2 includes:
- a CDS encoding sulfite exporter TauE/SafE family protein, whose amino-acid sequence MDISLLAALLSGALVALLLTLFGGGGSVLATPLLLYVVGVRDPHVAIGTSAAAVAVNAAAGLAAQARAGRVKWPCALTFGAPGLVGSLVGAHLAKAVAGQHLLLGFAAAMAAVGLSMFRAPGSPGDPDVRIDPAKAVRLVPIGAATGLAAGFFGIGGGFLIAPGLMAATGMTLANAAASSLVSVTLFGAATSVSYAASGLVDGRLFLALVVGGAFGVVAGARLAPRLAARAGLARRLFAAMIVATAAYVAWRALS is encoded by the coding sequence ATGGACATCAGCTTGCTCGCGGCCCTGCTCAGCGGGGCGCTGGTCGCCCTGCTGCTGACCCTGTTCGGCGGCGGCGGGTCGGTGCTGGCCACGCCCCTGCTGCTGTATGTCGTCGGGGTCAGGGACCCGCACGTGGCGATCGGAACCTCGGCGGCCGCCGTGGCGGTCAACGCGGCGGCCGGCCTGGCGGCCCAGGCCCGCGCGGGCAGGGTCAAGTGGCCCTGCGCCCTGACCTTCGGCGCGCCCGGCCTGGTCGGCTCGCTGGTCGGCGCGCACCTGGCCAAGGCTGTCGCGGGCCAGCACCTGCTGCTCGGGTTCGCCGCGGCCATGGCCGCCGTGGGCCTGTCGATGTTCCGCGCCCCCGGCTCGCCCGGCGATCCCGACGTGCGTATCGATCCGGCCAAGGCTGTCCGCCTGGTCCCTATCGGAGCGGCCACGGGACTGGCGGCCGGCTTCTTCGGGATCGGCGGCGGCTTCCTGATCGCACCGGGCCTGATGGCGGCCACCGGCATGACCCTGGCCAATGCGGCGGCCTCGTCGCTGGTGTCGGTCACCCTGTTTGGCGCGGCCACCAGCGTCAGCTACGCCGCCTCTGGCCTGGTGGACGGACGCCTGTTCCTGGCCCTGGTGGTCGGCGGCGCTTTCGGCGTTGTCGCGGGCGCGCGCCTGGCCCCGCGCCTGGCGGCCAGGGCGGGCCTCGCCCGTCGCTTGTTCGCGGCGATGATCGTCGCCACCGCCGCCTATGTCGCCTGGCGGGCCTTGAGCTAG
- a CDS encoding mitochondrial fission ELM1 family protein translates to MAETPKPPLKVWAVSDGRAGIEAQVVGLSEAIARLVPCEVTVKRVGWSGNIGRLPWWLNLLPKRWLTPESGIPQAKDGDWPDLWIAAGRATLPLSIRAKRWSGGKTFVVQIQDPRVPATMFDLVIPPKHDRLTGDNILPITGSPHRVTAARLETEYAAFADVIDPLPHPRVAVLVGGKSKAFDLSSERAAQIAHSIQIPLEQDGGSLLMTFSRRTPEPARALMTARLRHLPGVVWDGEGPNPYFAFLAGADYILVTEDSTNMATEAASTGKPVFVLKMDGSSLKFRMFHEELESQGAARPYGGAFHGWTYAPVNETDRAAREVLGRIGVEIPQPVVEAEAAAVADAPKPKRKPRAKTVERGAETPTEKPAPKPRKPRAAKEKT, encoded by the coding sequence TTGGCCGAAACGCCGAAACCTCCCTTGAAAGTGTGGGCCGTGTCCGACGGCCGGGCCGGCATCGAGGCCCAGGTCGTGGGCCTGTCGGAGGCGATCGCGCGCCTGGTTCCCTGCGAGGTCACCGTCAAGCGCGTGGGCTGGAGCGGCAATATCGGCCGCCTGCCGTGGTGGCTGAACCTGTTGCCCAAGCGCTGGCTGACGCCGGAAAGCGGCATTCCCCAAGCCAAGGACGGCGACTGGCCGGACCTGTGGATCGCCGCCGGCCGCGCCACCCTGCCGCTGTCGATCCGCGCCAAACGCTGGTCTGGCGGCAAGACCTTCGTGGTCCAGATCCAGGACCCCCGCGTGCCGGCCACCATGTTCGACCTGGTGATTCCGCCCAAGCACGACCGCCTGACCGGCGACAACATCCTGCCGATCACCGGATCGCCGCACCGCGTGACCGCCGCCCGGCTCGAGACCGAATACGCGGCCTTCGCGGACGTCATCGATCCCCTGCCCCATCCGCGCGTGGCCGTGCTGGTCGGCGGCAAGTCCAAGGCCTTTGACCTTTCCAGCGAGCGCGCGGCCCAGATCGCCCACTCGATCCAGATCCCGCTGGAGCAGGACGGCGGGTCCTTGCTCATGACCTTCTCGCGGCGCACGCCCGAGCCGGCCCGCGCCCTGATGACCGCTCGTCTGCGCCACCTGCCGGGCGTGGTCTGGGATGGCGAGGGGCCGAACCCCTATTTTGCCTTCCTGGCCGGCGCCGACTACATCCTCGTCACCGAGGACTCGACCAACATGGCCACCGAGGCGGCCTCGACGGGCAAGCCGGTGTTCGTGCTGAAGATGGACGGTTCCAGCCTGAAGTTCCGCATGTTCCACGAGGAGCTGGAAAGCCAGGGCGCGGCGCGGCCTTACGGCGGCGCCTTCCACGGCTGGACCTACGCTCCGGTCAACGAGACCGACCGCGCGGCGCGGGAAGTGCTGGGCCGGATCGGGGTGGAGATCCCGCAGCCGGTGGTCGAGGCGGAGGCCGCAGCGGTCGCGGACGCGCCGAAACCGAAGCGCAAGCCTCGGGCGAAAACGGTCGAGAGGGGTGCGGAAACGCCCACCGAAAAACCCGCGCCGAAGCCTAGGAAGCCCCGGGCGGCAAAAGAAAAAACCTGA
- the pseG gene encoding UDP-2,4-diacetamido-2,4,6-trideoxy-beta-L-altropyranose hydrolase, giving the protein MTRILFVCAAGPAVGGGHVMRSLTLARALEARGAGCAFMDSPEVAKVLDAFAPDMARVNSDDDFDALVFDSYALTADDHRAVAKGRPSLVIDDLANRPLAADLVLDSGPARTAEDYAGLVPPAARLLLGPGYAPVRPAFAALREAALARRAERAPVRRILVSLGLTDVGGITGRVVGLLRPIIGAVTLDVVLGGGAPSLADLWALAADDPRLALHVDTQHMPELVFDADLAIGAGGSTTWERCVLALPALTLILADNQVAAARALEAAGVTPCLAVDAFDFETAFVDAVQALLADADKRAALSTASAAVCDGGGADRAAEAFLAICDNQTL; this is encoded by the coding sequence ATGACCCGCATCCTATTCGTCTGCGCGGCCGGTCCCGCTGTCGGCGGCGGCCATGTGATGCGGTCCTTGACCCTGGCGCGAGCCTTGGAGGCGCGCGGGGCGGGCTGCGCGTTCATGGACTCGCCCGAGGTCGCCAAGGTGCTGGACGCCTTTGCGCCGGACATGGCGCGGGTCAACAGCGACGACGACTTCGACGCCCTGGTGTTCGACAGCTACGCCCTCACCGCCGATGACCACCGCGCGGTCGCCAAGGGTCGCCCGAGCCTGGTCATCGACGACCTGGCCAACCGTCCGCTGGCCGCCGATCTCGTCCTGGACTCCGGCCCAGCGCGGACTGCTGAGGACTATGCCGGCCTTGTCCCGCCGGCCGCCAGGCTGTTGCTCGGCCCCGGCTACGCCCCCGTCCGCCCGGCCTTCGCGGCCTTGCGGGAGGCCGCCCTGGCCCGCCGCGCCGAGCGCGCGCCCGTGCGCCGGATCCTGGTCTCGCTGGGCCTGACCGACGTCGGCGGGATCACCGGCCGCGTGGTCGGCCTGCTGCGCCCGATCATCGGGGCGGTGACGCTGGATGTCGTCCTGGGCGGCGGCGCGCCCAGCCTCGCGGACCTCTGGGCCCTGGCGGCCGACGACCCGCGCCTGGCGCTTCACGTCGACACCCAGCACATGCCGGAACTGGTCTTCGACGCCGACCTGGCCATCGGGGCGGGCGGCTCGACGACCTGGGAGCGCTGCGTCCTGGCCCTGCCCGCCCTGACCCTGATCCTGGCCGACAATCAGGTCGCCGCCGCGCGCGCCCTGGAGGCCGCCGGGGTCACGCCGTGCCTGGCGGTCGATGCGTTCGACTTCGAAACTGCCTTCGTCGACGCGGTGCAAGCGCTGCTGGCCGACGCCGACAAGCGCGCGGCCCTGTCGACCGCCAGCGCCGCCGTCTGCGACGGAGGGGGCGCGGATCGGGCGGCGGAAGCGTTCCTCGCCATATGCGACAACCAAACCCTCTAG
- a CDS encoding helix-turn-helix transcriptional regulator: MFDLSRFDVGQFEASAAEAARLLRALANERRLMILCQLAEGERSVGQIQPLVGLSQSALSQHLAVLRDEGVVAARREAQTVWYRIADPAALKVVGVLAEIFCPPAESAAHDLPDTDVTDA, from the coding sequence ATGTTTGATCTCTCGCGTTTCGACGTCGGCCAGTTCGAGGCCAGCGCCGCGGAAGCCGCCCGGCTCCTGCGCGCCCTGGCCAATGAGCGGCGGCTGATGATCCTTTGCCAGCTCGCCGAGGGCGAACGGTCGGTGGGGCAGATCCAGCCCCTGGTCGGCCTGTCGCAGTCGGCGCTCTCGCAACACCTGGCGGTGTTGCGGGATGAGGGGGTCGTGGCTGCGCGCCGCGAAGCCCAAACGGTCTGGTACCGGATCGCCGATCCCGCCGCTCTGAAGGTGGTTGGCGTCCTCGCGGAGATCTTCTGTCCCCCAGCAGAGAGCGCCGCCCATGACCTCCCCGATACTGACGTCACTGACGCCTGA
- the greA gene encoding transcription elongation factor GreA, giving the protein MEKVPMTVGGYQTLDEELKRLKTVERPAVIAAIAEARQHGDLSENAEYHAAKERQGWIEGQIAEIEDKIARAQVIDVSKLSGKQVKFGATVSVIDEDTEDSARYQIVGEHEADVKSGRISVSSPLSRAMIGKEVGEVVEVNTPGGTKAYEITKVEWL; this is encoded by the coding sequence ATGGAAAAAGTGCCGATGACCGTCGGTGGGTATCAAACCCTCGACGAAGAACTGAAGCGTTTGAAGACCGTGGAACGGCCGGCGGTTATCGCCGCTATCGCTGAGGCGCGCCAGCATGGTGACCTGTCGGAAAACGCGGAGTATCACGCCGCGAAAGAACGTCAGGGCTGGATCGAAGGCCAGATCGCCGAGATCGAGGACAAGATCGCGCGCGCTCAGGTGATCGACGTGTCGAAACTGTCGGGCAAGCAGGTGAAGTTCGGCGCGACCGTGTCGGTGATCGACGAAGACACCGAGGACTCGGCTCGCTACCAGATCGTCGGCGAGCACGAGGCGGACGTGAAGTCGGGCCGGATTTCCGTGTCCTCGCCGCTGTCGCGCGCGATGATCGGCAAGGAAGTCGGCGAGGTGGTCGAGGTCAACACCCCCGGCGGCACCAAGGCCTACGAGATCACCAAGGTGGAGTGGCTGTAA
- a CDS encoding SDR family NAD(P)-dependent oxidoreductase: MAQKKSVVITGVSTGIGWAAAKVLIGNGFRVFGSVRKQADANRLQAEFGEAFTPLIFDVTDGPGARAAARQVERALAGATLAGLVNNAGVAVAGPLLYLPVDEWRQQLEVNLTGVVIATQTFAPLLGAGGGPVKDPGRIVNISSVGGRNANPFMAPYCTTKFGLEGLSESLRRELMPFGVDVVIVAPGAVATPIWDKADQIDTTRYANTVYAPALERLRTYMLSIGKSGLAPEKIGEVIHTALTARRPKVRYVVSPSPMQVLMTEILPKRTLDQITAKRLGLIAN, from the coding sequence ATGGCGCAGAAGAAATCGGTGGTGATCACCGGGGTATCGACCGGGATCGGCTGGGCGGCCGCCAAGGTTCTGATCGGCAACGGCTTCCGCGTCTTCGGCAGCGTCCGCAAGCAGGCCGACGCCAACCGGCTGCAGGCCGAGTTCGGCGAGGCCTTCACGCCACTGATCTTCGACGTCACCGACGGCCCCGGGGCCCGGGCCGCCGCGCGTCAGGTCGAGAGGGCCCTGGCCGGCGCGACTCTGGCGGGCCTGGTCAACAATGCCGGCGTCGCCGTGGCCGGACCGCTGCTGTACCTGCCTGTCGACGAGTGGCGCCAGCAGCTGGAGGTCAACCTGACCGGCGTGGTCATCGCCACCCAGACCTTCGCGCCCCTGCTCGGCGCGGGCGGCGGGCCGGTCAAGGACCCTGGCCGGATCGTCAACATCTCGTCGGTCGGCGGCCGCAACGCCAACCCGTTCATGGCCCCCTACTGCACGACCAAGTTCGGGCTGGAGGGCCTGTCGGAATCCCTGCGCCGCGAGCTGATGCCCTTCGGTGTCGACGTCGTGATCGTTGCCCCCGGCGCGGTCGCCACCCCGATCTGGGACAAGGCCGACCAGATCGACACCACCCGCTACGCCAACACCGTCTACGCCCCGGCCCTGGAGCGCCTGAGGACCTATATGCTGTCGATCGGCAAGTCCGGCCTGGCGCCGGAGAAGATCGGCGAGGTCATCCACACGGCGCTGACGGCCCGGAGGCCCAAGGTCCGTTACGTCGTCTCGCCCTCGCCGATGCAGGTGCTGATGACGGAGATCCTGCCGAAGCGGACGCTGGACCAGATCACGGCCAAGCGGCTGGGATTGATCGCGAACTAG
- a CDS encoding rhodanese-like domain-containing protein, which yields MTSPILTSLTPDDVAQRLLDGRAVLVDIREPDEFARRRARGALSRPVSTLDAKGLSLPDAREVVFTCRSGMRTTANAQRLATACGARAYVLNGGLDAWDAAGLPVERDLKAPLEIMRQVQIAAGLLVVLGVVLGLTVSPLFLGVAAFVGLGLTFAGVTGFCGMARLLALAPWNRPASA from the coding sequence ATGACCTCCCCGATACTGACGTCACTGACGCCTGACGACGTCGCCCAGCGCCTGCTGGACGGCCGAGCCGTCCTCGTCGACATCCGCGAGCCCGACGAGTTCGCCCGCCGACGCGCGCGGGGCGCTCTGTCGCGGCCTGTCTCGACCCTGGACGCCAAGGGCCTGAGCCTGCCGGACGCCCGGGAGGTGGTCTTCACCTGTCGTTCGGGCATGCGTACGACGGCCAACGCCCAACGCCTGGCCACGGCCTGCGGCGCGCGCGCCTATGTGCTGAACGGAGGGCTCGACGCCTGGGACGCCGCCGGCCTGCCGGTCGAGCGGGACCTGAAGGCGCCGCTGGAAATCATGCGCCAGGTGCAGATCGCCGCCGGCCTGCTGGTGGTGCTGGGCGTCGTGCTGGGCCTGACCGTCTCGCCGCTGTTCCTGGGCGTCGCAGCCTTTGTCGGGCTGGGCCTGACCTTCGCGGGCGTCACCGGCTTCTGCGGCATGGCGCGCCTGCTGGCCCTTGCGCCCTGGAACCGCCCGGCGTCGGCGTAA